A window of Streptomyces sp. NBC_01689 genomic DNA:
CGCCGCGCGGGCAGCAGCCCCCGCGACTCGTAGTACCGCAGAGTGCGCGTGGTGGTCCCGGCCCTCGCCGCCAGCTCGCCGATTCGCATGCCCCGAACGTAGTCCTTGACGCGGGCGTCAAGGCAAGGCCGGCGGTGACCGCGAGGGGGGCACGGCCGGACGCGCCTGGCCGGACGCGCCTCGTCGGGCGTGCCTCGTCGGGCGTGCCTCGTCACGCGGGCGTGGTCACGCCCGCCGACTCCTCGACCTCCAGCAGCGAGGCGCTCTGCCGCTCCTCGTCGAACGCCGCGCGTCCGCCGCGCAGTCCGAAGAGCCGTTTGGCGAGGGCGATGTAGAGGACCGCGAGGACGTTCAGGACCAGAGTGGTGATCTTCAACCAGCTCACGTGCTCGGTGAGCTCGTAGACCTCCAGGGGGAGGAAGGCCGCGGTGGCGACCACCGTCAGGTACTCCGCCCAGCGCTTCGCGTACCAGAGGCCGCCCGCCTCGACCAGCTCGATCAGCGCGTAGGCCAGCAGCAGCGCGGCCACCAGGACCAGCGTGGAGTGCTTGTAGCCGAAGGTCTTCTGGATGGTGCCGACGACCGGCGAGTGGTCGAGGTCGTAGTGGAAGTGCTTGAAGACCGGCCGGAAGACGTTCAGGTACTCGTCGAAGAGACGGCGCACCGAGTCCTGGCTGTTGCTGAACCGCCACACCGCCACCGCGACCAGCACGATGAACACCCCGCGCACGGCCCGTTCGACGGCCAG
This region includes:
- a CDS encoding DUF2127 domain-containing protein — translated: MKIDWDRRTCARRGHATYAPDEPGLRERLRAGTSLGEAWRCLRCGDFVLGAPHGAGPAEDAPLVPRGKVLRDLFILRFLAVERAVRGVFIVLVAVAVWRFSNSQDSVRRLFDEYLNVFRPVFKHFHYDLDHSPVVGTIQKTFGYKHSTLVLVAALLLAYALIELVEAGGLWYAKRWAEYLTVVATAAFLPLEVYELTEHVSWLKITTLVLNVLAVLYIALAKRLFGLRGGRAAFDEERQSASLLEVEESAGVTTPA